The DNA segment AAGCTAGCTTTATCCGCAATCTAAATGACCCTGCGTTCTTTGATTACGATGGCCTTCGGGAGGTGCTGGTCACCGCCGAAGACCTTGCTGGAAACGTGAATACAGTTAACGATGCCAATGGAGATGACGGGCAAGTGCTCGATGTTTTCATCGACACACAAGGCCCACAGGTTACGGATATCGAGATCACGGGGCATTCGGCTTACGATTTGTTCGATATCAAGCCGGCACAAGGTCCGACGCCGCTTGTCAATGCGCTGACGGTGTCCGTGCAGGACTTGCCGGATCGCATCATTCAATTTCTCTATGACGCTTTGGAATCGGAGACGGCCAATAGTCCTGGCCATTATCAAGTCATTGGGGATCACAATGGCAGCATTGCTATCGATAGTGTCGCGTTCACACCCGATGTGCCTGTCCCCGGTAGTCCAGCGACCGGAAAAATTCAGATCAATTTTGCCAATCCCCTGCCCGATGATCGATTTACGTTAACGATCTCCGATGCAGTGGTCGATCCTGCGGGCAACGCCTTGGACGGTGATTCCAATGCCAGCCAACCCAACGAAGCTCCGGTATTCCCAAGCGGCGATGGTCAACCCGGCGGTGACTTTGTGGCTCGCTTTACCGTGGATTCTCGAGCCGAAATCGGCACCTTTGCGTTTGGAGGCGTCTATATCGACACCAATGGTAATAACGTCTTCGATCCCGAAGACATCAATAGTGACGATACCAATGAAGACATCGTCTACAAGCTGGGTTTCCAGACCGACAACGTATTCGCGGGTAACTTTGTCGCCGGTGCGGGGGACGTCGCCGATGGCTTCGCTAAGCTGGCGGCTTATGGTCAAGTCGCTGGTCAGTTCCGCTGGTTGATCGATACGAATAACAATAGCGTCACCGATTTGGTGGTCGCCGATCCTGCTCAGGTGAATGGTCGTCCCGTCGCTGGTAATTTTGATGGCAACGCCGTCAATGGCGATGAAGTGGGATTGAAGGACGGCACGATTTGGTATCTGGACACCAGCCATGATTTCCAGGTCGATACCACGCTCAACGGCGACATGGTTGGCCTACCAATCGTGGGCGACTTCGACGGTGACGGCATCGACGATTTGGGAGCCTGGGCCGATGATGTCTTCTCACTGGACCTGAGCGCCGACGGGATCGACGGCTTTACGGACCAGCAGTTCACGTTTGGCTTCCCCGGGGTTCGCGAAATTCCCGTCGCTGCGGACTTCAACGGCGATGGACTGGATGACATCGGATTATGGAATCCCGATGGCGGTGGCGTAGCTCCTGGCGAGCAAGCGGATTGGATGATCCTGCTCAGTCAACCGGCATCGAACGTCCAGTTGGACACAGGCGTCTTTAACGGGGTGGATTCGATTAGTTCGGCCAATCCGCAAGGAACCTTTCTGGCGGACGACTTTGTCCCCGTCGACCCCAGTCAAGAGTATCATCTGTCCGGTCAGGCTCGATCTGGCGACGGAGTGGGTGGCCAATTCGAAGCGAATAACCGCCAGTACTTTGGCTTTGCCAGCTACGATTCCGATCAATTACAAATTGTTCCGTTCCATGTGAATCGGTTTGCCAATGCGGCCGATACGCAGCTAGCCGCACCGCTGAATCCGGGCGATACGCAAATCGTTCTGCAAGATGCGAGCGGCTGGGCCAACGCTGGGGCCGCCCATCATCGCAGTCTTGCCTGGTACGGGTACACCAACAGCGATGGCTATACCTATCCCGACTACACCTACACTCGTAACGTAGCCAGCAATTTGACGACCGGCCTGTGGAGTGCTGGCGGGATTGCGGGGAATGTGATTACGCTGAACCAACCTTGGGCAGGACCTGCGATTCCCGCCGGAATGGCGGTTCGCAATACGATGTCTGGTGGGACGTACAGCTACGCTGCACTTTCCTACCAATCGGTTCCCGAACAGTGGACAGAGTATGGCGCGACGCTGTCGGGCAGCGGTATGGGTCTTACCCAGTTCCGCCCCGGTACAGCCTTTATTAAACCGGTTATGCTGACCAACTTCGTTGCAGGTTCGACCAACCTGATCAACTGGCGAAACGTAGAAGTCAGTGTATCCACCGCGGCAGTGCCGGTCACCGATCGGATTGTGCCGAACCCGCAAGGGGCTGGCAACGTGATCGATTTTACTCCTGAACCGTTTGGCCCTGACTTGTATGCCAGTTACGGAGATGCTTTTGCTTTGCCGGTTGTTGGTAACTTTGATCCGCCCGTCGTCCCCGCGTCGGGATCGATCGATCCCGTCGTGGTCGTCGGACTGAACGCCACGAACGCTGTGGATGCTTACGATGTGGATGGCAGCGGGACTGTGGAGCCGAGGGATGCTTTGGCGGTGATCAACTATCTGAATCGTCACGGTAGTGGTGCCTACGGTGAAGGCGTGCAAGTTGAAGCGAGCGGGATCCAACAGAGCTTCGGTGCAATGCCGGACGTCAATGGCGACGGCAGGGTCGAACCTCAAGACGCACTGCGAGTGATCAATCGACTGAACCGTTTGAGCCGCGATGCTGCGTTGCAGGGGGAGATCGCTGCAGGACTTTCGGCGACGGTGACAGCAGAGGACAAGGACGCTTCGCTGCAAGCCGGCGATGAACTTGCCGTGCTGGACGCCTCGACGCGCAAGTTGACGCAGTCGGACACCGCGGAGGTCTTTTCGCAGTGGCCCGTGGATCTAACGATCGATTCGAAGTTGGACGATGATGAAGAAGTTGATTTGGAGCAGCTGGTCGATTTGATCGCCCTGGGACTGTAGGGTTCAGGCGATCCTGTTCACGGAGACAAGCTTTTCGATGCTTGTCAGCGCGTGGTCAGGCCCAAAATTTCCACCGTCTGGTGACGATAGCTACGTTTGCCAGAGGGTGGTTCTCCGTCAAGGGACAGGGATTGAACGGCGTTAGGCTCCCCGTTCGTGCAAGCGATTCGTTTGATAGGCTTCGATCAAACGCTTGAGCATCTGGATTCGATATCGAATTCGCTGGCCACGTTCGGTGTCGCCTGTGCATCGTGGAGAATCGTAAACACGGATGTTCTGCACCTTCGGCACAATGTCGACTCCGTCTCGGATCGCTGCTTCGACTGAGTCGAAATGGGAGTGTTGTGCTAATACGATGCGATTGGGTTCTAACACCAACGTGTAACCGTAATCGCCATAAGCTTCCGAGAATGCTCCGTCGATGGTGATCGCTTTACCGCTCCGCTTGAGCGGCGATTCGCCTTCTTCGACCTTGACGGGGACGTGTCCGTTGACAATTAAACCGCCTGCGGTCTCCATACCAAATTCGGTCAACACTTTATCGCAGAAGTCTGTTTCGTGGATCAGTGAGAAATAGGGGTCCTTTATCTCTCGATGAGATGTCTTGTCTGCGATGAAGTCGCGCTCCAGGGTGGCGATTCGGTCTTTGCCGAAAAGTGGAGACCGTGGCCCGCTCCAGAGATACCAGAGGAAATCCAGGTCGGATTGTTCTGAGTCGACAATCGCGCGCCTGACCACCTTTTCGATTTCTTCAAACAGTTCGCGACCCGACAACGCTTGCCCATCCACTTCAAGCGGAAGAAAGTTCCCCTCGGCATCGACGGGAACACACCCATGAAAGATCAGGCATTCGTCCCGTTTTAGATACATTGAACCATGCCCAACCATGAACCGCATTTGCTCACGCAGCTTTTGGCTGTTTAGGAAGGAGTGCTTAAGACATGTTAGGCAACTCGCTTCTTCTTCGGATAGCTGGTACGGGTTTTCGGGATCGACGGTGGGGAAGTTTGTATCGAGAAGTTCATAGGTTTTGCCGTCGATGATGATGGTTCCCTTTTCGTGATCGATGCGGTGCATCAGCCGTCGGTGGTCCAAGTCCCAGTTTGGGTTTCGCTGGATCATTTGACCTTCCAGCTTGAATTGCATCACCGCAGCCGCCTTTTGCATCCTTGCGACCACTTCGTTTGGTCGCATCCCTTCCCCTTTGGGCATGAAGTGTTCGGCAGGGTCGTTCGCGTAGATCGTTCTCGCTAGATGTTCCAGTGGCGTTAGCGGTACGCTGTATCCT comes from the Roseimaritima multifibrata genome and includes:
- a CDS encoding fructose-bisphosphatase class III, which gives rise to MQNPSHSFKRPEADLAILELLAVQYPNVDAAIAESARLTAVQTLPKGVVHVISDIHGEDKKLQHIINNASGTLRPLIEELFAGSMNDEDMEEFLTLTFYPAEVTKRVGETLTHPDEIRAYALRMLGPQLELLRYLVSNFSLRLATDVFPAEYRELLLEIMHAPSTERGPEFVGAMLNELVRRDRALHLIHLLGRLIRNLAVDELIIAGDLWDRGPRGDRVMDYLRLQPNVELIWGNHDVLWLGASLGHEALICTVLRVSLRYRRLGQLDEGYSVPLTPLEHLARTIYANDPAEHFMPKGEGMRPNEVVARMQKAAAVMQFKLEGQMIQRNPNWDLDHRRLMHRIDHEKGTIIIDGKTYELLDTNFPTVDPENPYQLSEEEASCLTCLKHSFLNSQKLREQMRFMVGHGSMYLKRDECLIFHGCVPVDAEGNFLPLEVDGQALSGRELFEEIEKVVRRAIVDSEQSDLDFLWYLWSGPRSPLFGKDRIATLERDFIADKTSHREIKDPYFSLIHETDFCDKVLTEFGMETAGGLIVNGHVPVKVEEGESPLKRSGKAITIDGAFSEAYGDYGYTLVLEPNRIVLAQHSHFDSVEAAIRDGVDIVPKVQNIRVYDSPRCTGDTERGQRIRYRIQMLKRLIEAYQTNRLHERGA